From Planctomycetia bacterium, one genomic window encodes:
- a CDS encoding HEAT repeat domain-containing protein → MLARRALVAAPLLGCILGCAEGWRLRTEVLPPQDPSQALAEATVTDAPREASAAAGDDPLAQDSWARRVSTGDALTPSRHWRHVALESADGTLLIDEDSLRENLDSKDKLTAANARLLLMRSTDAAGQDEDASRQLRELIADARLSAPLRAAAVETLAELNSGTPRDAWVELLGGSGTGGLAFRAQPVEVRVELVRRGAAVFEPAASMAFTEALSDPEPAVRVAAVEAWAKAKPSAAPPQLVDLASDLDPGVRAATVSTLAAMESPLAAEAARAGFRDPQLEVRLAAIAALGKIKDPSSDAFLHEAASSEGNMVRAAAVEALAVRGDEAAVFAAAKDNDSMVRTAAARALRHVKAQHGAAIARTLIADRSMSVRRAAIQAVGTWPLADAGPLLFEGLDDGAVDTRKAAHESLKIIWPAAAEFRYSSDAATRAAALAALREQWHTSQGSNSTANEIVREASPPLLETHELAEEQLRELLAALTDATADNDPAALAAMQRANTHLESQLLDWTDRESQPIPENVYSEVLASRNEAIGQLADWESLSAQERRLRVSAVAQQASDKPLTPLAARRLIERVLLADDPLLWQSALDACRTQADASTRRFAAAALSHPTPDVRRRACEFFIEQPGIDAVTWLAPALEDETSYVAATAALAIGRCGEPQDLGSLAALCGHRDADCRLAAAETLAAWQDDRGAAALERLALDLDPAVRIRAAEAMGRIASAEFVPMLIAMLDDDLGVRRAALASLPSVAGETPIAADELPAPPLAEQVTRWKSWAAKQGELRR, encoded by the coding sequence TTGCTAGCGCGCCGCGCCCTCGTTGCGGCGCCGTTGCTGGGTTGCATCCTGGGCTGCGCGGAAGGCTGGCGGCTTCGCACCGAGGTGTTGCCACCGCAAGATCCGTCGCAGGCGTTGGCCGAAGCGACCGTGACCGACGCTCCGCGCGAGGCGTCGGCAGCAGCCGGCGATGATCCTTTGGCCCAGGACAGTTGGGCCCGCCGCGTCAGCACCGGCGATGCTCTTACCCCGAGCCGGCACTGGCGTCACGTGGCGCTCGAATCCGCCGACGGTACGTTACTCATCGACGAAGATTCGTTGCGTGAGAATCTCGACTCCAAGGACAAACTCACGGCAGCGAATGCGCGGCTGTTGCTAATGCGGAGCACGGATGCAGCGGGTCAAGATGAAGATGCGTCGCGGCAACTTCGCGAATTAATCGCTGACGCTCGGCTATCCGCCCCGTTGCGAGCGGCGGCCGTGGAGACGCTCGCGGAGTTGAACTCCGGCACGCCCCGCGACGCCTGGGTTGAACTGCTCGGCGGATCGGGCACCGGCGGGTTGGCATTTCGTGCGCAACCGGTCGAAGTTCGTGTTGAATTAGTGAGGCGCGGAGCGGCCGTCTTCGAGCCCGCAGCCAGTATGGCGTTCACGGAGGCGCTGTCGGATCCGGAGCCGGCCGTGCGCGTCGCCGCTGTGGAAGCCTGGGCGAAAGCGAAACCATCGGCAGCGCCGCCGCAACTTGTCGATCTGGCCAGCGATCTGGATCCCGGCGTGCGCGCTGCCACGGTTAGCACTCTCGCGGCCATGGAATCTCCGCTGGCGGCCGAGGCGGCCCGCGCGGGATTTCGGGATCCGCAACTCGAAGTGCGGCTCGCGGCGATCGCGGCGCTGGGGAAGATTAAGGACCCTTCGTCTGATGCATTCTTGCACGAGGCCGCGAGCTCGGAAGGGAATATGGTACGCGCCGCCGCCGTCGAGGCGTTGGCAGTGCGAGGCGACGAGGCTGCCGTATTCGCGGCGGCCAAGGACAATGATTCGATGGTCCGGACCGCGGCTGCCAGGGCGTTGCGGCATGTTAAGGCTCAGCACGGAGCGGCCATAGCGCGGACGCTGATCGCCGATCGTTCAATGTCCGTGCGCCGCGCGGCGATCCAAGCCGTGGGGACGTGGCCGTTGGCCGACGCCGGTCCGCTCCTTTTCGAGGGTCTGGACGACGGAGCGGTCGATACGCGGAAGGCGGCGCATGAATCGCTCAAAATAATTTGGCCGGCCGCCGCTGAATTCCGTTACAGCTCTGACGCCGCTACGCGCGCCGCGGCGTTGGCGGCGCTGCGCGAACAATGGCACACGTCGCAGGGAAGCAATTCGACCGCCAACGAAATCGTCCGCGAGGCCTCGCCACCCTTGTTGGAAACTCACGAGTTGGCCGAGGAACAGCTACGCGAATTGCTCGCCGCGCTCACCGACGCCACCGCAGACAACGACCCGGCCGCGCTGGCCGCGATGCAACGTGCGAACACGCACCTGGAATCGCAATTGCTCGACTGGACCGATCGTGAGAGCCAACCGATTCCTGAGAACGTGTACAGCGAAGTGCTGGCGTCGCGCAACGAGGCCATCGGTCAATTGGCGGATTGGGAATCGCTCTCCGCGCAGGAGCGGCGACTGCGCGTGAGCGCCGTCGCACAGCAGGCGAGTGACAAACCGCTGACGCCATTGGCGGCGAGGAGATTGATCGAACGGGTGCTGCTGGCCGACGACCCGTTGTTGTGGCAATCAGCGCTCGACGCTTGTCGCACTCAGGCCGATGCATCGACGCGACGCTTTGCCGCTGCGGCCCTCAGCCATCCGACGCCCGACGTCCGCCGCCGGGCCTGCGAGTTTTTCATCGAACAACCCGGCATCGATGCCGTGACGTGGCTGGCTCCCGCGTTGGAGGACGAAACCTCGTATGTCGCGGCAACAGCGGCACTGGCGATCGGTCGCTGCGGGGAGCCTCAAGACTTGGGGTCGCTCGCGGCCCTCTGCGGTCATCGCGATGCGGATTGTCGGCTGGCTGCCGCGGAGACCTTGGCTGCCTGGCAGGATGACCGCGGCGCCGCCGCGTTGGAACGTCTCGCGCTCGATCTGGATCCCGCGGTGCGGATCCGCGCCGCCGAGGCCATGGGCCGCATCGCGAGCGCGGAATTCGTGCCCATGTTAATTGCGATGCTCGACGACGACCTCGGCGTACGCCGTGCGGCTTTGGCGAGCTTGCCGTCGGTGGCCGGCGAAACTCCGATTGCCGCCGACGAGTTGCCCGCGCCGCCGCTGGCGGAACAAGTCACGCGCTGGAAAAGCTGGGCCGCCAAGCAAGGCGAATTGCGTCGCTAA
- the glgX gene encoding glycogen debranching protein GlgX: protein MSVESTYCPGQFSYPFPYGAAIRDGGVQFSVYSRSATEMRLLLYRSVDATEPDDVVSFDRKVDRWGDVWSLFVPGTSAGQLYHFQAGGPNAPRLGHRFDGNARLIDPYAGALAGEFQAAPDGITRPPKCVVVDGTFDWENDRHPRRPLAETVIYEMHVRGFTKHDSSGVQNPGTYLGLIERIPYLKSLGVTAVELMPVYEFPTTNWQGEKTRFSNYWGYDPLCFFAPHRGYAASTEPGGQVREFKEMVKALHQAGIEVILDVVFNHTAEGNERGPTLSFKGLENRVFYMLDADGNYRNYSGCGNTVNGNHPVVREMIFHCLRHWVHNYHVDGFRFDLASILSRDRRGEIMPNTPVVELIAEDPLLADSKVIAEAWDAAGAYQVGSFANLRWAEWNGHFRDDARRFWRGDDFLLGPIATRLAGSSDLYQSGGRSPYHSINFLTSHDGFPLSDLVSYSEKHNEANGEQNRDGDNNNNSHNHGVEGPTKREDIEQIRSRQIRNMLATLLLSQGVPMLLSGDECRRTQQGNNNAYCQDNEISWFDWQLVERHADLLRFVQAILRFRADQPALRRTHFLNGRPEQIGMISDVSWFSPQGGPVSWSANDRSLICLLAPVAGGEDVSRCSWPQRHVMLLLHAGFSPREFLIPRVARDMRWRTFLDTSAAPPRDVYPQYDGPILPRDGKLTLIERSLVCLVSS, encoded by the coding sequence ATGTCGGTCGAATCGACCTACTGTCCCGGACAGTTCTCCTATCCCTTTCCTTACGGCGCCGCGATCCGCGACGGCGGCGTGCAGTTTTCCGTATATAGCCGTTCCGCTACGGAAATGCGGCTGTTGCTGTACCGGTCCGTCGACGCGACGGAGCCGGATGATGTAGTATCGTTCGACCGCAAGGTCGACCGCTGGGGGGACGTCTGGAGCCTGTTCGTGCCGGGAACGAGCGCGGGACAGCTTTATCATTTTCAGGCCGGCGGTCCGAACGCGCCGCGTTTAGGTCATCGCTTCGACGGCAACGCGCGGCTGATCGATCCCTACGCCGGCGCCTTGGCCGGCGAGTTCCAGGCCGCGCCCGACGGTATTACACGGCCGCCGAAATGCGTCGTCGTCGATGGCACTTTCGATTGGGAAAATGATCGCCATCCGCGGCGACCGCTCGCGGAGACCGTGATCTATGAGATGCACGTCCGCGGCTTCACCAAGCACGACTCGAGCGGAGTGCAAAACCCCGGCACTTATTTAGGACTGATCGAGCGCATTCCGTACTTGAAATCACTGGGCGTGACCGCCGTCGAATTGATGCCGGTCTACGAATTCCCGACGACCAACTGGCAAGGCGAAAAGACGCGGTTCTCGAACTATTGGGGTTACGACCCGCTCTGTTTCTTTGCGCCGCATCGCGGTTACGCCGCGTCCACGGAACCCGGCGGACAAGTCCGCGAGTTCAAGGAAATGGTCAAGGCGCTGCATCAAGCCGGCATCGAAGTGATTCTCGACGTTGTGTTCAATCACACCGCCGAAGGGAACGAGCGCGGGCCCACGCTCAGCTTCAAAGGGCTGGAGAATCGCGTCTTTTACATGCTCGACGCGGACGGCAACTACCGCAACTATTCCGGTTGCGGCAACACCGTCAACGGGAATCATCCCGTCGTCCGGGAAATGATTTTCCATTGCCTGCGGCACTGGGTCCACAATTATCACGTCGACGGTTTTCGCTTCGATCTGGCCTCGATCTTGAGCCGCGATCGGCGCGGCGAGATCATGCCCAACACGCCGGTCGTCGAGTTGATCGCCGAGGACCCGCTGCTGGCCGACTCGAAAGTCATTGCCGAAGCCTGGGACGCCGCGGGCGCGTATCAGGTCGGTTCGTTCGCGAACTTGCGCTGGGCTGAATGGAACGGGCATTTCCGCGACGACGCACGGCGTTTTTGGCGCGGTGACGACTTCTTGCTGGGCCCGATCGCCACGCGGTTGGCGGGTTCCAGTGATTTGTATCAATCGGGCGGCCGCAGTCCGTATCATAGCATCAACTTTCTCACCTCTCACGACGGCTTTCCGCTCAGCGACCTGGTCAGCTATTCGGAAAAACACAACGAGGCCAACGGCGAACAGAATCGCGACGGCGACAATAACAACAACAGCCACAACCACGGCGTCGAAGGGCCGACGAAGCGCGAAGACATCGAGCAGATCCGCTCGCGGCAGATTCGCAATATGCTCGCCACGTTGCTATTGAGCCAGGGCGTGCCGATGCTGCTTTCCGGCGATGAATGTCGGCGTACGCAACAAGGCAATAACAACGCCTATTGCCAGGACAATGAAATCTCCTGGTTCGATTGGCAGCTCGTGGAGCGCCACGCGGATTTGCTGCGCTTTGTGCAGGCGATTCTGCGGTTCCGCGCCGACCAGCCGGCGCTGCGCCGCACACACTTCTTGAACGGCCGGCCCGAGCAAATCGGGATGATTTCCGACGTGAGCTGGTTCAGCCCGCAGGGAGGGCCCGTCTCCTGGTCGGCCAACGACCGCAGCCTGATTTGCCTGCTGGCCCCGGTCGCCGGCGGCGAAGACGTCTCACGCTGCAGCTGGCCGCAACGGCACGTGATGCTGCTCCTGCACGCCGGCTTTTCGCCACGCGAGTTTCTGATCCCGCGCGTGGCCCGCGACATGCGCTGGCGCACGTTCCTGGATACTTCCGCCGCACCGCCCCGCGATGTCTATCCGCAGTACGACGGGCCAATCCTGCCGCGCGACGGCAAACTGACATTGATCGAACGCTCGCTCGTGTGCCTCGTGTCGAGTTAG
- a CDS encoding response regulator, translated as MQKPNHQSQSEAEFELLDAAQRILIIEDDETLSEPLAYRLRNQGYEVSAAVTGRDGWQLAVSERPDLILLDLRLPDIDGFAVCAQLADNQDTCHIPVIILSGMERPDIIRRCRAAGSQYFVRKPYDPNALLVLIRHALDEAQRWQPA; from the coding sequence ATGCAAAAGCCGAATCATCAGTCGCAATCGGAAGCGGAATTTGAACTCCTCGACGCCGCTCAACGAATTCTGATTATTGAAGACGACGAGACGCTTTCCGAACCGCTGGCGTATCGGCTGCGGAACCAAGGCTACGAAGTCAGTGCCGCGGTCACGGGGCGCGACGGTTGGCAGCTCGCCGTCAGCGAACGTCCGGACCTGATTCTGTTGGACCTCCGCTTGCCGGATATCGATGGCTTCGCGGTCTGCGCCCAATTGGCCGACAATCAGGACACCTGTCACATTCCGGTCATCATCCTGAGCGGCATGGAACGGCCGGACATCATCCGCCGCTGCCGCGCAGCGGGCAGCCAATACTTCGTGCGCAAGCCGTACGATCCGAACGCCCTGCTGGTGCTGATTCGGCACGCCCTCGACGAAGCCCAGCGCTGGCAACCGGCCTAG